One stretch of Thermococcus sp. M36 DNA includes these proteins:
- a CDS encoding phosphorylating glyceraldehyde-3-phosphate dehydrogenase, translating into MKVKVGINGYGTIGKRVAYAVSKQDDMELIGVTKTKPDFEAYRARELGIPVYAASEEFLSRFEKANFEVAGTLGDLLEKVDVIVDATPGGMGAKNRALYEKAGVKAIFQGGEKASTAEVSFVAQANYEKALGKDYVRVVSCNTTGLTRTLSAIQDYIDYVYAVMIRRAADPNDSKRGPVNAIKPSVTVPSHHGPDVQTVIPINIETSAFVVPTTLMHVHSIMVELKKPLEAKDVVDIFENTTRVLLFEKEKGFESTAQLIEFARDLHREWNNLYEIAVWKESISVRGNRLFYIQAVHQESDVVPENIDAIRAMFELANKWESIKKTNESLGILK; encoded by the coding sequence ATGAAGGTGAAGGTCGGCATTAACGGTTATGGGACGATAGGCAAGCGCGTCGCCTACGCCGTCTCAAAGCAGGACGATATGGAGCTCATCGGCGTCACCAAGACGAAGCCGGATTTCGAGGCCTACCGCGCCAGAGAGCTGGGGATTCCGGTCTATGCCGCGAGCGAGGAATTTCTCTCCAGGTTCGAGAAAGCTAACTTCGAGGTTGCCGGGACGCTCGGAGATTTGCTCGAAAAGGTTGACGTCATAGTCGACGCCACCCCCGGCGGGATGGGGGCAAAGAACAGGGCCCTCTACGAGAAGGCCGGTGTAAAAGCAATCTTCCAGGGCGGCGAGAAGGCGTCAACTGCTGAGGTCTCCTTCGTGGCCCAGGCCAACTACGAGAAGGCCCTCGGAAAAGACTACGTCCGCGTCGTCTCCTGCAACACGACCGGATTAACGAGAACGCTCTCAGCGATTCAGGACTATATAGACTACGTCTACGCGGTCATGATACGCCGCGCGGCAGACCCGAACGACTCCAAGCGCGGTCCAGTCAACGCGATAAAGCCGAGCGTGACGGTCCCTTCACACCACGGGCCGGATGTTCAAACGGTCATCCCGATAAACATTGAAACTTCAGCCTTCGTTGTGCCGACAACACTCATGCACGTCCACAGCATAATGGTCGAGCTGAAGAAGCCGCTCGAAGCCAAGGACGTCGTTGACATCTTCGAGAACACAACCCGCGTCCTTCTCTTCGAGAAGGAGAAGGGCTTCGAGAGCACCGCGCAGCTCATAGAGTTCGCCCGCGACCTGCACCGCGAGTGGAACAACCTCTACGAGATAGCCGTCTGGAAGGAGAGCATAAGCGTGAGAGGAAACAGGCTCTTCTACATCCAGGCCGTCCACCAGGAGAGTGACGTCGTGCCGGAGAACATAGACGCGATAAGGGCGATGTTCGAGCTCGCCAACAAGTGGGAGAGCATAAAGAAGACGAACGAGAGTTTGGGGATTCTGAAATAG
- the trmY gene encoding tRNA (pseudouridine(54)-N(1))-methyltransferase TrmY, whose protein sequence is MRTFIVKANEAHTAYDFSLKDLPGTSGRIDLLCRFLNSAFLLSHGIRKNVRVWLLLYGPPKPPKAIRFEGPGLRVRLNPDELSTAKLIVKALKAGERLREPSKELEVLPGIYVSNLTFEDVIRRTLKGSELYYLHEEGKPIGKANFGKNVAFVLGDHKGLGREDEAFLSGVAERVSVGPKSYLASHVVSFMNITLDSLGVP, encoded by the coding sequence ATGAGAACCTTCATAGTCAAGGCAAACGAGGCCCACACTGCCTACGATTTCAGTCTGAAGGATTTACCCGGCACAAGCGGGAGGATAGATCTGCTCTGCCGATTCCTCAACAGCGCTTTCCTCCTCTCACACGGCATAAGGAAGAACGTGAGGGTCTGGCTCCTCCTTTACGGCCCGCCTAAACCGCCGAAGGCGATACGCTTCGAAGGGCCAGGGCTGAGGGTCAGGCTCAACCCCGACGAGCTGAGCACAGCGAAGCTCATAGTGAAGGCCTTAAAGGCCGGTGAAAGGCTTAGAGAACCCTCGAAGGAGCTTGAGGTTCTGCCGGGAATCTACGTCAGCAACCTGACTTTTGAGGACGTCATAAGAAGAACACTGAAGGGCTCTGAGCTCTACTACCTCCACGAGGAGGGCAAGCCTATTGGAAAGGCGAACTTCGGAAAAAATGTCGCCTTCGTCCTCGGCGACCACAAAGGGCTGGGTAGGGAAGATGAAGCCTTTCTGAGCGGTGTCGCAGAGAGGGTGAGTGTCGGGCCGAAGAGCTACCTGGCTTCCCACGTCGTTTCCTTCATGAACATAACCCTCGACTCGCTCGGCGTCCCCTGA
- a CDS encoding alpha-amylase family glycosyl hydrolase, giving the protein MKKSGLLLLVLLLTAIVSGCISGERQSPTGTTSTTMPTTATSPAFTSTSTYSPPERGELELPEGNYTAIYTGLDKSCPTGRVPVRFTYYPGNETVKLVSLRGSFNNWAEWPMKEENGTWSTTVCLRPGRYEYKYFINGQWVKDMSDDGTGRPYDPDADGYADDGYGGKNAVRVVEGKASFYVEFDPGDPAYLSVADNRTVVRVEAKRKAVSSAVLVTDRGNYTMKLQVWWDSGEVWRAEVPFVEPMSYYIVINSADGGRFAILNTSESPFFSFDGVDKFPQLEWVSNGIAYQIFPDRFNNGNESNDALALNHDELLLNQVNPGRPLLSNWSDPITPLHCCHQYFGGDIKGITEKLDYLQGLGVTIIYLNPIFLSGSAHGYDTYDYYRLDPKFGTEEDLREFLDEAHKRGIRVIFDFVPNHCGIGNPAFLDVWKNGKQSPYWNWFLIKRWPFKLGDGKAYVGWWGIGSLPKLNTTNPEVREYLIGAALYWLDFGFDGIRVDVPNEVLDPATFFSELRERVKEKHPDAYLIGEIWTLSPEWVKGDRFDSLMNYALGRDILLNYARGYLSGEAAMKMMGRYYASYGENVVAMGFNLVDSHDTSRVLTDLGGGSLGDEPTNESIQRLKLLSTILYSLPGTPVTFQGDERGLLGDKNHYDEQRYPIQWDHVNEDVLNHYRALAKLRKSVPALRSSAIRFYTAKNGMMAFFRGHNDEVLVVANSWKKPAELQLPSGEWRIVWPENYTASGPVSGAIEVPPVSVLILERG; this is encoded by the coding sequence ATGAAAAAGAGCGGTCTGCTGCTCTTGGTGCTGCTTCTGACTGCTATAGTGAGCGGGTGCATCTCGGGGGAAAGGCAGAGTCCAACGGGCACGACTTCAACGACGATGCCCACAACAGCCACGTCCCCAGCGTTTACTTCGACATCGACATATTCCCCGCCTGAGAGGGGGGAGCTCGAACTGCCGGAGGGCAACTACACAGCGATCTACACCGGCCTCGACAAGTCATGTCCAACCGGGAGGGTTCCCGTCAGGTTTACCTATTATCCGGGAAACGAGACGGTAAAGTTGGTCAGTCTGCGCGGGAGTTTCAACAACTGGGCTGAGTGGCCAATGAAAGAAGAGAACGGGACTTGGAGCACAACGGTCTGCCTCAGGCCCGGGAGGTACGAGTACAAGTACTTCATCAACGGCCAGTGGGTCAAGGACATGTCAGATGATGGCACCGGAAGACCTTACGATCCCGACGCCGATGGATATGCCGATGACGGCTACGGTGGGAAGAACGCGGTCAGGGTCGTTGAGGGGAAGGCGAGCTTTTACGTGGAGTTCGACCCTGGGGACCCGGCCTATCTGAGCGTTGCCGACAACCGGACGGTTGTGAGGGTCGAAGCAAAGAGGAAGGCCGTAAGCTCGGCCGTCCTTGTGACCGACAGAGGAAACTACACTATGAAGCTCCAGGTATGGTGGGACTCGGGGGAGGTGTGGCGCGCCGAGGTGCCATTCGTTGAACCTATGAGCTACTACATCGTTATAAACTCCGCCGACGGGGGGAGATTCGCCATCCTTAACACAAGCGAGAGCCCGTTCTTCAGCTTCGACGGCGTTGATAAGTTTCCTCAGCTGGAATGGGTGAGCAACGGGATAGCCTACCAGATATTCCCTGACAGGTTCAACAACGGGAACGAAAGCAACGACGCCCTGGCACTGAACCACGACGAGCTTCTCCTCAACCAGGTCAACCCGGGAAGGCCCCTACTCTCCAACTGGAGCGACCCGATAACTCCCCTCCACTGCTGCCATCAGTACTTCGGCGGGGACATAAAGGGAATAACCGAGAAGCTCGACTACCTTCAGGGCTTGGGCGTCACGATAATCTATCTCAATCCCATCTTTCTCTCCGGGAGCGCCCACGGCTATGACACCTACGACTACTACAGACTAGACCCGAAGTTTGGGACGGAGGAAGACCTCAGGGAGTTCCTCGATGAGGCCCACAAGCGCGGCATAAGGGTCATCTTCGACTTCGTGCCCAACCACTGCGGGATTGGCAACCCTGCATTCCTCGATGTCTGGAAGAACGGAAAGCAAAGTCCCTACTGGAACTGGTTCCTCATCAAGCGGTGGCCCTTCAAGCTGGGCGATGGGAAGGCATACGTCGGCTGGTGGGGAATTGGCAGTTTGCCAAAGCTCAACACAACAAATCCGGAGGTCAGGGAGTATCTCATTGGTGCCGCCCTCTACTGGCTCGACTTCGGCTTTGATGGGATAAGGGTGGACGTCCCCAACGAGGTTCTCGACCCGGCGACGTTCTTCTCCGAGCTGAGAGAGAGGGTAAAAGAGAAACATCCCGACGCCTACCTCATCGGCGAGATATGGACGCTCTCGCCGGAGTGGGTTAAGGGCGATCGCTTTGACTCGCTCATGAACTACGCCCTCGGGAGGGACATACTCCTAAACTACGCAAGGGGCTACCTAAGCGGTGAAGCCGCAATGAAGATGATGGGCAGGTACTACGCCTCTTACGGTGAGAACGTTGTTGCAATGGGCTTCAATCTCGTTGACTCCCACGACACATCGAGGGTTCTCACCGACCTCGGCGGCGGGAGCCTTGGAGATGAACCTACCAACGAATCTATCCAGCGGCTCAAACTGCTTTCAACCATCCTCTACTCGCTTCCTGGGACTCCAGTAACCTTCCAGGGCGACGAGAGGGGTCTGCTGGGCGACAAGAACCACTACGACGAGCAGCGCTACCCGATACAGTGGGATCACGTGAACGAGGACGTACTGAACCACTACAGGGCGTTGGCAAAGCTCAGGAAGAGCGTTCCCGCGCTGAGGAGCAGCGCCATAAGGTTCTACACCGCGAAGAACGGCATGATGGCCTTCTTCAGGGGACACAACGATGAAGTTCTCGTTGTGGCAAACAGCTGGAAGAAGCCTGCCGAGCTCCAGCTTCCGTCCGGGGAGTGGAGGATCGTCTGGCCTGAGAACTACACGGCATCCGGGCCAGTGTCAGGTGCCATTGAGGTGCCCCCAGTCAGTGTCCTCATACTGGAGAGGGGCTGA
- the glyS gene encoding glycine--tRNA ligase, with the protein MGEKPDRYEILQDLMRRRGFAWGSFEIYGGSRGFYDYGPLGAAIKRKIERKIREAFQREGFFELETPDITPEKVFIASGHVEKFVDPLVECKKCGARFRADHLVEDALDIDTEGMSADHLTQLIRNHDIKCPECGGELSDVWYFNLMFETKIGPYGDQKGYLRPETAQGIFVNFRRLNAFARNKLPFGVFQIGKAYRNEISPRQGMLRLREFTQAEAEIFFNPKETEHPHFDEVKDEVLRLYPIEHQLKNLGEIEITAEEAVKKGYIMNTFFAYYMVMVKRVLLDIGIPEDKIRFRQQLPEERAHYSRDTWDAEIHSERFGWVECVGIANRGDYDLSKHMKMSGADLTVLIHYDEPKVVKRLKVSLNMKRVGPKLKKDAKRINELIQGWEEEKKRELVELLEKDGKVTIEGYELEREDFIIKEVEEKITGEKIVPHVLEPSFGIDRPFYLLLENSLVIEEDRVYLKIKKDMAPIEVAVLPLVAKEPLKSIAYRVFRTLQKAGFIAVYDEKDTVGRRYMRYDEIGTPYCVTIDNQTPEDNTVTIRDRDTREQVRVKIEELPEKLKELIFGE; encoded by the coding sequence ATGGGAGAAAAGCCCGACAGATACGAGATTCTGCAGGATTTGATGAGGAGGAGAGGATTTGCGTGGGGCAGCTTTGAAATCTACGGTGGTTCACGCGGATTCTATGACTACGGCCCGCTCGGAGCGGCCATAAAGCGTAAAATCGAGCGGAAGATTAGGGAGGCCTTCCAGAGGGAGGGCTTCTTCGAGCTTGAGACCCCCGATATAACCCCTGAGAAGGTCTTCATAGCGAGCGGCCACGTCGAGAAGTTCGTTGACCCACTCGTGGAGTGTAAAAAGTGCGGCGCGCGCTTCAGGGCCGACCACCTAGTTGAAGATGCTTTAGACATAGACACCGAGGGGATGAGTGCCGACCATTTGACCCAGCTTATAAGGAATCACGACATAAAATGCCCCGAGTGCGGCGGCGAGCTCAGCGACGTCTGGTACTTCAACCTCATGTTCGAGACCAAGATAGGCCCCTACGGCGACCAGAAGGGATACCTGAGGCCCGAGACGGCCCAGGGCATCTTCGTCAACTTCAGACGCTTAAACGCCTTTGCGAGGAACAAGCTCCCCTTCGGTGTGTTCCAGATAGGAAAGGCCTACCGCAACGAGATTTCCCCGAGGCAGGGGATGCTCCGCCTCAGGGAGTTCACGCAGGCTGAGGCCGAGATATTCTTCAACCCGAAGGAGACCGAACACCCCCACTTCGATGAGGTTAAGGACGAGGTTCTCCGCCTCTACCCGATAGAGCACCAGCTCAAAAACCTAGGAGAGATCGAAATTACCGCCGAAGAGGCTGTTAAGAAGGGCTACATCATGAACACCTTCTTCGCATACTACATGGTCATGGTGAAAAGGGTTCTCCTTGACATTGGCATCCCGGAGGACAAGATACGCTTCCGCCAGCAGCTTCCGGAGGAGAGGGCGCACTACTCGCGCGATACATGGGACGCGGAAATCCACAGCGAGCGCTTCGGCTGGGTGGAGTGCGTCGGAATAGCCAACCGCGGCGACTACGACCTCAGCAAGCACATGAAGATGAGCGGGGCTGACCTAACCGTCCTCATCCACTACGACGAGCCGAAGGTGGTGAAGCGCCTCAAGGTAAGCCTCAACATGAAGCGTGTCGGGCCAAAGCTCAAGAAAGATGCTAAGAGGATAAACGAACTGATTCAGGGCTGGGAAGAAGAAAAGAAGCGCGAGCTGGTTGAACTCCTCGAAAAGGATGGGAAGGTCACCATCGAGGGCTACGAGCTTGAGAGGGAGGACTTCATAATCAAAGAGGTTGAGGAGAAGATCACCGGAGAAAAGATAGTGCCTCACGTCCTTGAACCCAGTTTCGGTATTGACAGGCCCTTCTACCTGCTCCTTGAGAACAGTCTCGTCATAGAGGAGGACAGGGTTTACCTGAAGATCAAGAAAGATATGGCGCCGATAGAGGTAGCTGTTCTGCCCCTCGTCGCCAAGGAGCCGCTCAAGAGCATCGCCTACAGGGTTTTCAGGACGCTCCAGAAGGCGGGCTTCATAGCAGTCTACGACGAGAAGGACACTGTTGGGAGGCGCTACATGCGCTACGACGAGATTGGAACCCCCTACTGCGTCACAATAGACAACCAGACGCCCGAGGACAACACGGTGACGATTAGAGACCGCGATACAAGGGAGCAGGTGAGGGTGAAGATCGAGGAGCTGCCGGAGAAGCTGAAGGAGCTGATTTTCGGAGAGTAA
- a CDS encoding aromatic amino acid transport family protein: MVVVKKLTLAEASAILIGTQIGAGVLGLPYAFREAGFAGIAVIMAVGLLTLLTALFVLELAVHRGGTMTSLARETLGNAGGWLMLASISVLSYGALIAYIAGSGDIISSLTGISGTAASIIFWLVMSGIFLMGLKASGKAELVLNFLLLGALAIAVALMLPKVEPANMSLTNTGAVVSGIGVAIFAYVSHMVVPEMYKGLRSVEKTKKAVLIGYLVPMGFYALFVLAFVGALGEDTPQLATSALENYYGGIGKILGLVLPLAAISTSYIGIGFAQMDNLREAFNLDKRIAWLLTVLPPLAVYFAGLKSFVSALWLAGTFGGLLYAGILPVAMYLRTRDVHPPECVKVPHGVAYLVGAVFFLVFVYSVVSLV; the protein is encoded by the coding sequence GTGGTGGTCGTGAAAAAGCTCACCCTCGCCGAGGCAAGCGCAATATTGATAGGCACTCAAATTGGGGCGGGAGTTCTGGGTCTGCCCTATGCGTTCAGGGAGGCGGGCTTTGCAGGGATCGCTGTCATAATGGCTGTCGGGTTACTCACTCTGTTAACTGCCCTCTTCGTCCTCGAACTGGCCGTCCACAGGGGCGGTACGATGACCTCTCTGGCGAGGGAGACCCTTGGAAACGCCGGCGGCTGGCTCATGCTGGCGAGCATCTCCGTCCTCAGCTACGGTGCGCTCATAGCCTATATAGCCGGGAGCGGGGACATAATCTCGTCTCTCACAGGCATCAGCGGGACAGCGGCATCAATAATCTTCTGGCTCGTGATGAGTGGGATATTTCTCATGGGGCTCAAGGCCTCGGGCAAGGCGGAGCTGGTGCTCAACTTCCTCTTGCTCGGTGCGCTGGCGATTGCGGTTGCCCTGATGCTCCCGAAGGTCGAGCCGGCAAACATGTCCCTAACCAACACCGGTGCAGTGGTTTCAGGGATAGGTGTGGCGATATTCGCCTACGTCAGCCACATGGTTGTCCCCGAAATGTACAAGGGGCTCAGAAGCGTGGAGAAGACGAAAAAAGCCGTCCTGATAGGCTACCTTGTGCCGATGGGCTTCTACGCACTCTTTGTCCTTGCCTTCGTCGGCGCCCTTGGAGAGGACACACCGCAGCTGGCAACCTCGGCCCTCGAGAACTACTACGGCGGTATCGGAAAGATTCTCGGACTTGTCCTCCCGCTGGCGGCGATAAGCACGAGCTACATAGGGATAGGCTTTGCCCAGATGGACAACCTCAGGGAGGCCTTCAATCTGGACAAAAGGATTGCCTGGCTCCTCACCGTCCTGCCCCCTCTTGCGGTGTACTTTGCAGGGCTGAAGAGCTTCGTCAGCGCCCTATGGCTCGCCGGGACGTTCGGTGGACTGCTCTACGCCGGAATCCTGCCGGTGGCGATGTACCTCAGGACGAGGGACGTCCACCCGCCGGAGTGCGTGAAGGTTCCGCACGGCGTTGCCTACCTCGTCGGGGCGGTGTTTTTCCTCGTGTTCGTCTATTCAGTGGTCTCTTTGGTCTGA
- a CDS encoding molybdopterin-binding protein, whose protein sequence is MFAEILTVGDELLTGNTVDSNSAFIARKLTERGYWVRRKTTVGDDVGEIKGVVREILKRKPEVLIISGGLGPTHDDVTMLAVAEALNRELVLCEECLERIREFYRMLYEKGYIDDPELNEGRKKMAYLPEGTEPLENTEGAAPGAYIEQEGVKIFVLPGMPREMKAMLEKEVLPRLGEKKFIQRKLLAEITDESKLAPVLIEALERFNVRIHSSPKGFGKYIGIIIFGESVEEIERAKAFMESRGVRFEEGW, encoded by the coding sequence ATGTTCGCAGAGATACTCACGGTAGGCGATGAACTGCTCACAGGGAATACCGTTGACAGCAACTCGGCGTTTATAGCCCGGAAGCTGACCGAAAGGGGCTACTGGGTGAGGAGAAAGACGACCGTTGGCGACGACGTCGGGGAGATAAAGGGAGTCGTGAGGGAGATACTCAAGAGGAAGCCCGAAGTCCTCATCATCAGCGGCGGCCTGGGGCCGACCCACGACGACGTCACCATGCTGGCTGTTGCCGAGGCACTTAACAGAGAACTCGTTCTCTGCGAAGAGTGCCTCGAACGAATCAGGGAGTTCTACCGGATGCTCTACGAGAAGGGCTACATAGACGACCCCGAGCTCAACGAGGGGAGGAAAAAGATGGCATACCTGCCCGAAGGCACTGAGCCGCTGGAGAACACAGAAGGCGCCGCCCCTGGGGCTTACATCGAGCAAGAGGGCGTTAAAATCTTCGTCCTCCCAGGGATGCCACGCGAGATGAAGGCGATGCTCGAAAAGGAAGTCCTCCCAAGGCTTGGAGAGAAGAAGTTCATCCAGAGAAAGCTCCTAGCGGAGATAACCGATGAGAGCAAGCTCGCCCCGGTGCTCATCGAGGCTCTCGAACGCTTTAATGTCCGGATCCACTCTTCCCCCAAGGGCTTTGGGAAGTACATTGGGATAATAATCTTCGGCGAGAGCGTGGAGGAGATAGAGAGGGCTAAGGCCTTCATGGAGTCTCGGGGGGTCCGCTTCGAGGAGGGCTGGTAG
- a CDS encoding DUF402 domain-containing protein — protein MKIHLIYRRIPNRVLERYDEVIDDLGDVIVAKSRFSGMLAPLRVNGVEVIKNGYTMIYFAFVGENYDILKIYDEKRNFKGLYIDVLAYTKREGNTLEMLDLFLDIFVFPSGEAFLLDEDELEMALNYGVIDRETFDFAYRVAREILGGLKEGRFPPAIVWKYSLQGTPSESRVMFMKETTWEAR, from the coding sequence ATGAAAATCCACCTCATCTACCGTCGCATCCCCAATCGCGTCCTTGAGCGGTACGATGAGGTTATAGATGATTTAGGGGATGTCATAGTCGCCAAATCCCGTTTTTCCGGCATGCTTGCTCCCCTGAGGGTAAACGGCGTCGAGGTCATCAAAAACGGCTACACCATGATCTACTTTGCCTTCGTTGGGGAAAACTACGACATCCTAAAGATCTATGATGAGAAGAGAAACTTCAAAGGCCTCTACATCGACGTCCTGGCTTACACGAAGAGGGAAGGGAACACGCTTGAGATGCTAGACCTTTTCCTTGACATCTTCGTCTTCCCGAGCGGCGAGGCCTTCCTCCTCGATGAAGACGAGCTCGAGATGGCACTGAACTACGGAGTGATTGACAGAGAGACCTTTGATTTCGCCTACAGAGTGGCAAGGGAAATCCTTGGAGGTCTAAAAGAGGGCAGGTTCCCACCGGCCATAGTGTGGAAGTACAGCCTTCAGGGGACGCCGAGCGAGTCGAGGGTTATGTTCATGAAGGAAACGACGTGGGAAGCCAGGTAG
- a CDS encoding translation initiation factor IF-2B subunit alpha (eIF-2BA; catalyzes the binding of GTP to IF2): MLPQEVRSILEEMRAERIRGASWLAMRGAEAYMILAGLLEGDELKNALREMRTEVPAVNRTMASLYNLSRFIPITGNPEVVRTKAEEFVRLAGEAKREIGNIGSELIDENEVIITHSFSSAVLEIFKAAVRKGKRFRVVLTESAPDYEGIVLARELERLGVPFEVITDAQIGLFAEKVTLALVGADNVTRDGAVVNKAGTYLLALTCHDNGVPFYAAAESFKLHPELSSEDVEIVERPYVRQGYRVRNLLFDVTPWRYVRGVITEFGILVPPKEI, translated from the coding sequence ATGCTCCCGCAGGAAGTTCGCTCGATACTTGAGGAGATGCGCGCCGAGCGCATAAGGGGTGCCAGCTGGCTCGCAATGAGGGGTGCGGAGGCATACATGATACTCGCGGGCCTGCTTGAGGGGGATGAGCTGAAAAATGCTCTCCGGGAGATGAGAACCGAAGTCCCCGCGGTAAACAGGACAATGGCGTCGCTCTACAACCTCTCACGCTTCATACCCATAACGGGCAACCCCGAAGTGGTGCGGACGAAGGCCGAGGAGTTCGTCCGCCTCGCAGGGGAGGCCAAGCGCGAGATAGGCAACATCGGCAGCGAGCTGATAGACGAGAACGAGGTAATAATCACCCACTCGTTTTCCTCGGCAGTTCTGGAGATATTCAAGGCGGCGGTAAGAAAGGGCAAGCGCTTCAGGGTCGTCCTCACGGAGAGCGCGCCTGACTACGAGGGGATAGTGCTTGCGAGGGAGCTTGAGAGGCTCGGGGTTCCCTTTGAGGTCATAACGGATGCCCAGATAGGTCTTTTTGCAGAAAAAGTCACACTGGCCCTGGTGGGTGCCGACAACGTTACCAGGGACGGCGCGGTTGTCAACAAGGCCGGGACTTACCTCCTCGCTCTCACCTGCCACGACAACGGCGTGCCCTTCTACGCCGCCGCGGAGAGCTTCAAGCTTCACCCCGAGCTGAGCTCCGAGGATGTCGAGATTGTGGAGAGGCCCTACGTGAGGCAGGGCTACCGCGTGAGAAACCTGCTCTTCGACGTTACCCCGTGGCGTTACGTCAGGGGCGTAATAACCGAGTTCGGAATCCTGGTGCCACCGAAGGAAATCTAA
- a CDS encoding LSm family protein, with the protein MAERPLDVIHRSLDKDVLVLLKRGSEFRGRLIGYDIHLNVVLADAALIQDGEVVKKYGKIVIRGDNVLAISPVEIE; encoded by the coding sequence ATGGCGGAAAGACCACTCGATGTTATCCACAGGTCGCTTGACAAGGACGTCCTCGTGCTCCTGAAGAGGGGTTCGGAGTTCAGGGGCAGGCTCATCGGTTACGACATCCACCTGAACGTCGTCCTCGCCGACGCGGCCCTCATCCAGGACGGCGAGGTCGTTAAGAAGTACGGTAAAATCGTTATCAGGGGAGATAACGTTCTCGCGATTTCCCCTGTCGAGATTGAGTGA
- a CDS encoding DUF167 domain-containing protein — translation MKFLKETRDGTIILIHVQPKAKKSSIEGVDEWRGRLKVRIAAPPVEGKANKEVVRFFSKLFGAEVAIVKGDTSREKDLLVKGLSAEEVLKKLEL, via the coding sequence ATGAAGTTCCTGAAGGAGACGAGGGACGGAACTATCATCCTCATCCATGTGCAGCCGAAGGCAAAGAAGAGTTCCATTGAGGGTGTCGATGAGTGGCGTGGACGGCTGAAGGTTAGGATAGCGGCGCCGCCCGTGGAGGGGAAGGCGAACAAGGAGGTCGTCAGGTTTTTCTCGAAGCTCTTCGGGGCCGAGGTCGCGATAGTCAAGGGAGACACCAGCAGGGAAAAGGACCTGCTCGTGAAGGGGCTCAGCGCGGAAGAGGTTCTGAAAAAACTTGAGCTCTGA
- a CDS encoding 50S ribosomal protein L37e has product MGAGTEPKGRRNHTPTHIRCRRCGKRAYNIKKGYCASCGFGRSRRMRKYSWSHKWRKKRNLAY; this is encoded by the coding sequence ATGGGAGCGGGAACCGAGCCAAAGGGCAGGAGGAACCACACTCCAACTCACATCAGGTGCAGGCGCTGTGGAAAGCGCGCCTACAACATCAAGAAGGGCTACTGCGCTTCCTGCGGCTTCGGCAGGAGCAGGCGCATGAGGAAGTACAGCTGGTCCCACAAGTGGAGGAAAAAGAGGAACCTCGCCTACTGA